The genomic DNA GACAGCCTGCTGGAAGGTGCCATTGACGCCCTGAAACGTATCGGCCAGGTTAAAGATGACAACATTACCGTTGTTTGGGTTCCAGGTGCTTATGAACTGCCACTGGCAGCGGGCGCGCTGGCGAAAACCGGTAAATACGACGCGGTGATTGCGCTGGGTACCGTTATTCGTGGCGGCACTGCACACTTCGAATACGTTGCAGGCGGTGCAAGCAATGGTCTGGCACACGTTGCGCAGGATGCAGAAATTCCTGTCGCGTTTGGCGTGCTGACTACCGAAAGTATTGAACAAGCCATTGAGCGCGCTGGTACCAAAGCCGGTAACAAAGGTGCAGAAGCTGCACTGACCGCGCTTGAAATGATCAATGTGTTGAAAGCCATTAAGGCCTGATTTTTTTGTAAGGGGAATTCCGTGAAACCTGCTGCTCGTCGCCGCGCCCGTGAATGTGCCGTCCAGGCACTTTACTCCTGGCAGTTGTCCCAGAACGACATCGCTGATGTTGAATACCAGTTCCTGTCAGAACAGGACGTGAAAGACGTTGACGTTCTGTACTTCCGTGAACTGCTGTCGGGAGTGGCGACTAATAGCGCGTATCTCGATGGTCTGATGAAGCCATACCTGTCCCGTCTGCTCGAAGAGCTGGGTCAGGTTGAGAAAGCAGTGTTGCGTATCGCGCTGTTTGAGTTGTCTAAACGTGATGATGTGCCGTACAAAGTGGCCATCAACGAAGCGATCGAACTGGCGAAAACCTTCGGCGCTGAAGACAGCCATAAATTTGTAAACGGCGTGCTGGATAAAGCCGCACCTGCGATCCGTCCCCACAAAAAGTGATCCGCAAACCGGAGTTTTGCATTGCCTGCCGGGCAGTGCGGCTCCGGTTTTTTTATTTAATTTGCTGAGGCATAACGTATGGCATGCGGCGAATTCTCCCTGATTGCCCGTTATTTCGACCGTGTCAGAACCTCTCGTCTTGATGTTGAAACCGGCATTGGCGATGACTGCGCACTTCTCAATATTCCCGAAAAACAGACGCTGGCAATCAGCACCGACACCTTAGTGTGCGGACGTCATTTTTTACCTGATATCGATCCCGCCGATCTGGCGTATAAAGCGCTGGCGGTCAACGTAAGCGATTTAGCGGCCATGGGCGCCGATCCCGCGTGGCTGACGCTGGCGTTGACGTTGCCCGAGGTGGATGAAGACTGGCTTGAAGCCTTTAGCGATGCGCTGTTTGATCAGCTCAACTACTACGATATGCAGCTGATTGGCGGTGACACCACTGCCGGGCCGCTGTCGATGACGCTTGCGATCCACGGCTATGTCCCGCTGGGCCGGGCGCTGAAACGCTCGGGCGCAAAGCCGGGTGACTGGATCTACGTGACCGGCACGCCGGGCGACAGCGCCGCAGGGCTGGCGATCCTCCAGGACCGCTTACGCGTCAAGGATGCCGACGATGCGGCATATCTGGTGAAACGCCATCTGCGCCCAACGCCGCGTATTTTGCACGGCCAGGCGCTGCGCGAGCGGGCAAGCTCGGCTATCGATCTCTCTGACGGGCTTATCTCCGATCTCGGCCATATTCTGAAAGCCAGCGGTGTGGGCGCGCGCGTAGATCTGGATCTGTTCCCGCTGTCAGAGCCATTGCTTC from Enterobacter ludwigii includes the following:
- the ribE gene encoding 6,7-dimethyl-8-ribityllumazine synthase, with amino-acid sequence MNIIEAAVATPDARVAITIARFNNFINDSLLEGAIDALKRIGQVKDDNITVVWVPGAYELPLAAGALAKTGKYDAVIALGTVIRGGTAHFEYVAGGASNGLAHVAQDAEIPVAFGVLTTESIEQAIERAGTKAGNKGAEAALTALEMINVLKAIKA
- the nusB gene encoding transcription antitermination factor NusB → MKPAARRRARECAVQALYSWQLSQNDIADVEYQFLSEQDVKDVDVLYFRELLSGVATNSAYLDGLMKPYLSRLLEELGQVEKAVLRIALFELSKRDDVPYKVAINEAIELAKTFGAEDSHKFVNGVLDKAAPAIRPHKK
- the thiL gene encoding thiamine-phosphate kinase; the protein is MACGEFSLIARYFDRVRTSRLDVETGIGDDCALLNIPEKQTLAISTDTLVCGRHFLPDIDPADLAYKALAVNVSDLAAMGADPAWLTLALTLPEVDEDWLEAFSDALFDQLNYYDMQLIGGDTTAGPLSMTLAIHGYVPLGRALKRSGAKPGDWIYVTGTPGDSAAGLAILQDRLRVKDADDAAYLVKRHLRPTPRILHGQALRERASSAIDLSDGLISDLGHILKASGVGARVDLDLFPLSEPLLRHVEPEQALRWALSGGEDYELCFTVPELNRGTLDVALAHLGAKFTCIGQIMPESEGLKFVRDGAPVTLDWKGYDHFA